In the genome of Enterococcus hirae ATCC 9790, one region contains:
- the cbpB gene encoding cyclic-di-AMP-binding protein CbpB, which produces MIGPIVRELLLQNRETFLISAENVANVMYQHPLSHGLLVLSKVGYTKIPVLGKDDRFVGLVSLSDVVNKMIDLQTISMDPLEGLTVADVMETNVATIDENWELEEVLHLLVDSPFLPVVTEDKVFKGIITRKELLKAVNYMVHELERRNIVSPKVEELKEKLDIVS; this is translated from the coding sequence ATGATTGGACCGATTGTAAGAGAGTTATTGCTACAAAATCGAGAGACTTTTTTGATCTCAGCTGAAAATGTAGCGAATGTCATGTATCAACATCCATTATCACATGGTTTGCTTGTTTTATCGAAAGTAGGTTATACGAAGATCCCTGTACTAGGAAAAGATGACCGTTTTGTGGGATTAGTTAGCTTATCTGATGTCGTCAATAAAATGATCGATCTACAAACGATCAGCATGGACCCATTAGAAGGACTAACCGTTGCAGATGTAATGGAAACGAATGTTGCAACGATCGATGAAAATTGGGAACTAGAAGAAGTTCTCCATTTATTAGTTGATTCACCTTTTCTACCGGTTGTTACAGAAGACAAAGTTTTTAAAGGGATCATTACTCGAAAAGAACTACTAAAGGCAGTCAACTATATGGTGCATGAATTGGAACGACGAAACATTGTTTCGCCTAAAGTCGAAGAATTAAAAGAAAAGTTAGACATCGTTAGTTAA
- the gap gene encoding type I glyceraldehyde-3-phosphate dehydrogenase, whose product MTVKVGINGFGRIGRLAFRRIKEVSDDIEVVAINDLTSPTMLAQLLQFDSTHGTYPGTVTATEDSIVVDGEETRVYAEPDASKIPWVKENGVDIVLECTGFYTSEEKAQAHLNAGVKRVVISAPAGAMKTIVYNVNDDTLDANDKIISAGSCTTNCLAPMAYFLNNEFGIEVGTMTTVHAYTSTQMLLDGPVKGGNLRAARSAADNTIPHSTGAAKAIGLVIPELQGKLQGHAQRVPVVDGSLTELVSILKTKVTAEQVNEAIKKHTEDNPSFGYDDRQIVSGDVIGTTQGSIFDPTQTEVTTAGDYQLVKTVAWYDNEYGFTCQMIRLLEKFANL is encoded by the coding sequence ATGACAGTAAAAGTAGGTATTAACGGATTTGGACGTATTGGACGTTTAGCTTTCCGCCGAATCAAAGAAGTATCTGATGATATTGAAGTCGTAGCAATCAATGACTTAACTAGCCCAACCATGTTGGCACAGTTGCTACAATTTGATTCAACTCATGGAACCTATCCCGGTACAGTTACTGCAACAGAAGACTCAATCGTAGTAGATGGTGAAGAAACGCGTGTCTATGCTGAACCAGATGCAAGTAAAATCCCTTGGGTTAAAGAAAACGGGGTCGATATCGTACTGGAATGTACTGGTTTTTATACTTCGGAAGAAAAAGCACAAGCCCATTTGAACGCTGGGGTAAAACGTGTAGTGATCTCTGCTCCTGCTGGTGCAATGAAAACTATCGTATACAATGTAAATGATGATACGTTAGATGCTAATGATAAAATCATTTCGGCAGGCTCTTGTACGACAAACTGTTTAGCACCGATGGCTTATTTCTTAAATAATGAATTTGGTATCGAAGTGGGGACTATGACTACCGTTCATGCTTATACTTCTACACAAATGTTATTAGACGGACCAGTAAAAGGTGGAAATTTACGGGCAGCTCGATCAGCAGCTGACAACACGATCCCTCACTCAACAGGTGCGGCAAAAGCAATTGGCTTAGTTATTCCAGAGCTTCAAGGGAAATTGCAAGGTCACGCACAACGAGTACCTGTAGTGGATGGTTCATTAACAGAACTAGTTTCCATTTTAAAAACAAAAGTGACCGCTGAACAAGTGAACGAAGCGATCAAGAAACATACCGAAGACAATCCATCATTTGGTTACGATGATCGTCAAATCGTCTCTGGTGACGTAATCGGTACCACACAAGGTTCGATTTTCGATCCAACTCAAACAGAAGTCACAACGGCTGGCGATTACCAACTCGTAAAAACCGTTGCTTGGTATGACAATGAATATGGTTTCACTTGCCAAATGATCCGTTTGTTGGAAAAATTTGCTAATCTTTAA
- a CDS encoding branched-chain amino acid aminotransferase has protein sequence MQLDWNNLGFSYIKTPWRYVAKWKDGQWEKGELTEDNYLTIHEGSPALHYGQQCFEGLKAYRRKDGKINLFRPDQNSRRLNQSARRLLMPMVPEKMFIEAVKDVVKANEAFVPPYGTGATLYLRPFLIGVGENIGVHPAPEYLFVVFCTPVGAYFKGGLKPTNFIVSEYDRAAPNGTGAAKVGGNYAASLLPGTQAKELDYSDCVYLDPATHTKIEEVGAANFFGITKDGQFITPQSPSILPSITKYSLLQLAEERLGLTAVEGDIFIDQLDQFAEAGACGTAAVISPIGGIYYQNNLHVFHSETEVGPVTKRLYDELTGIQFGDVEAPEGWIEVVE, from the coding sequence ATGCAATTGGATTGGAATAATTTAGGTTTCTCATATATCAAAACTCCTTGGCGTTACGTTGCAAAGTGGAAAGATGGTCAATGGGAAAAAGGAGAATTGACGGAAGACAACTATTTAACAATCCATGAAGGTTCTCCAGCGCTTCATTATGGACAACAATGCTTTGAAGGATTAAAAGCTTACCGAAGAAAAGATGGCAAGATCAATCTTTTTCGACCAGATCAAAACAGCCGTCGTTTGAATCAAAGTGCTAGACGGTTATTGATGCCGATGGTACCAGAAAAAATGTTCATTGAAGCTGTGAAAGACGTAGTCAAAGCGAACGAAGCATTTGTACCACCTTATGGAACAGGCGCAACATTATACTTACGTCCTTTTCTGATTGGTGTCGGTGAAAACATTGGTGTGCACCCAGCGCCAGAGTACTTATTTGTCGTTTTCTGTACACCAGTTGGTGCTTACTTTAAAGGTGGTTTGAAACCAACGAACTTTATCGTATCAGAGTACGACCGGGCAGCACCTAATGGAACAGGGGCAGCAAAAGTAGGAGGGAACTATGCAGCTAGTCTGTTGCCAGGTACACAAGCGAAGGAATTAGATTATTCAGACTGCGTGTATTTAGATCCTGCTACTCACACGAAAATTGAAGAAGTCGGGGCAGCGAATTTCTTTGGTATTACTAAAGATGGGCAATTTATCACACCGCAATCGCCATCGATTTTACCAAGTATCACGAAATATTCACTCTTACAATTGGCTGAAGAGCGTTTAGGCTTAACTGCTGTCGAAGGGGATATCTTTATTGATCAATTAGACCAATTTGCCGAAGCAGGAGCGTGTGGCACAGCAGCGGTCATCTCACCGATCGGAGGGATCTATTATCAAAATAACTTACATGTTTTCCATAGCGAAACAGAAGTTGGTCCTGTAACTAAACGATTGTATGATGAATTGACAGGGATCCAGTTTGGCGATGTAGAAGCGCCTGAGGGTTGGATCGAAGTAGTCGAATAA
- a CDS encoding DUF871 domain-containing protein, which produces MGKLGISIYPERSTFKKDKAYLDLAHKYGFKRVFTSLLQIEDDKEKVLADFSKVVEYANQLGMEVMVDINPALFEQLGISYDDLSFFHKMGAYGIRLDIGFTGAEEAKMTRNPYGIKIEINMSSGTSYVDNIMSYSPNTNNLLGSHNFYPHRYSGLSYDHFVYCSEKFRNYNLNTMAFVNSQTADFGPWPTQDGLCSLEDHRNLEISTQVKHLMLTGLIDDISIGNAYASEEELKAMAEAFNADYPTLKVDVEEDITEDERICLFDNLHSYRGDRSEYILRSTMTRIYYKDKPFPPHNTRDMSRGDVLIDNVGYDQYKGETQIALKEMKNDGRVNVVGRISEDELFLLDFLKPWSSFKMIENKK; this is translated from the coding sequence ATGGGAAAATTAGGTATTTCGATTTATCCGGAACGTTCAACGTTCAAAAAGGACAAAGCATATTTGGATTTAGCACATAAATATGGATTCAAACGTGTATTTACTAGCTTATTACAAATAGAAGATGACAAAGAAAAGGTTTTAGCTGATTTTTCTAAAGTTGTGGAATATGCGAACCAATTAGGAATGGAAGTTATGGTAGATATCAATCCAGCATTATTTGAACAATTAGGGATATCCTACGATGATCTTTCCTTTTTTCATAAGATGGGAGCGTACGGCATCCGTTTAGATATCGGGTTTACGGGAGCTGAAGAAGCAAAAATGACACGTAATCCATACGGTATTAAGATTGAGATCAATATGAGTTCTGGAACTAGTTATGTTGACAACATCATGAGTTATTCTCCGAATACTAATAATTTGTTAGGGTCTCATAATTTTTACCCTCATCGCTATTCTGGTTTGAGTTATGATCATTTTGTGTATTGCTCAGAAAAATTTAGAAATTATAATTTGAATACAATGGCATTCGTCAATTCTCAAACCGCTGATTTCGGACCATGGCCAACGCAAGACGGTTTGTGTTCGCTTGAAGATCATCGAAACTTAGAGATTTCTACACAAGTCAAGCACTTGATGCTGACGGGTTTGATCGATGATATTTCTATCGGCAATGCTTATGCGAGCGAGGAAGAACTAAAAGCGATGGCAGAAGCATTTAATGCAGATTATCCAACATTGAAAGTAGATGTTGAAGAAGATATCACCGAAGATGAACGGATTTGTTTGTTTGATAATCTCCACAGCTATCGTGGTGATCGTTCAGAATATATCCTTCGTTCAACAATGACACGGATCTACTATAAAGATAAACCATTCCCACCACATAATACCCGGGACATGTCTCGCGGGGATGTCTTGATTGATAATGTGGGGTATGACCAATACAAAGGTGAAACTCAAATTGCGCTAAAAGAGATGAAAAATGACGGTCGTGTGAATGTAGTCGGACGTATTTCAGAAGATGAATTGTTCTTATTAGACTTCTTAAAACCGTGGTCAAGTTTTAAAATGATCGAAAATAAAAAATAA
- a CDS encoding peptidylprolyl isomerase, whose translation MKTKKLLLSMGLVATLLFAAGCNQSEPKTNTSETTSSTEKTTESSTKESVDLNALPLPQLSNEVAANEDLVEMVTSKGTIKMKLFPELAPKAVENFMTHAKDGYYDGLTFHRVIKDFMIQGGDPKGDGTGGESIWGKGFETEISNQLYNIRGALSMARAQDPNSNGSQFFIVQNSDDMHDGLLKDDYPQAIINAYKNGGYPSLDGEYTVFGQVIEGMDVVDKIAEVETDASDKPKEAVKIEKINILQEAKES comes from the coding sequence ATGAAAACAAAAAAACTTCTTTTAAGTATGGGATTGGTTGCAACCCTACTATTTGCAGCAGGGTGTAATCAAAGTGAACCAAAAACAAACACTTCTGAAACAACAAGTTCAACAGAAAAAACAACGGAAAGCAGTACAAAAGAAAGTGTCGATTTAAACGCACTCCCTCTTCCTCAATTGAGCAATGAGGTCGCTGCCAATGAAGATCTGGTTGAGATGGTCACATCAAAAGGGACAATCAAAATGAAATTATTCCCTGAATTGGCCCCTAAAGCAGTTGAGAATTTTATGACACATGCTAAAGATGGCTATTACGATGGCTTGACTTTCCACCGAGTGATCAAAGATTTCATGATCCAAGGAGGCGATCCTAAAGGGGATGGTACTGGCGGTGAAAGTATTTGGGGCAAAGGATTTGAAACTGAAATATCTAACCAGCTTTACAACATCCGCGGAGCTTTATCCATGGCACGTGCCCAAGATCCTAACAGTAATGGGAGCCAATTTTTTATCGTCCAAAACTCAGATGATATGCATGACGGACTATTAAAAGATGATTACCCTCAAGCAATCATCAATGCGTATAAAAATGGTGGCTATCCTAGTTTAGATGGTGAATATACGGTCTTTGGACAAGTCATCGAAGGAATGGACGTTGTAGATAAAATCGCAGAGGTTGAAACAGATGCCTCAGATAAACCAAAAGAAGCGGTTAAAATTGAAAAAATCAATATTTTACAAGAAGCGAAAGAATCATAA
- the obgE gene encoding GTPase ObgE has product MSMFLDQVTIDVKAGKGGDGMVAFRREKYVPDGGPAGGDGGRGGDVILIVDEGLRTLMDFRFNRHFKAQPGENGMSKGMHGRGSEDTYVKVPQGTTVRDAETGALLGDLIENGQTLVVAKGGRGGRGNIRFASPRNPAPEIAENGEPGQERRIELELKVLADVGLVGFPSVGKSTLLSVISSARPKIGAYHFTTLVPNLGMVTTSDGRSFAAADLPGLIEGASQGVGLGTQFLRHIERTRVILHVIDMSGMEGRDPYEDYLAINHELSTYNLRLLERPQIIVANKMDMPNAEENLKKFKEQLNKEKTDEFADDMPIFPVSGVTRKGIDPLLNATADLLEVTPEFPLYDEEIEEETVQYGFNPEGPEFKIDRDPDATWILSGEKIEKLFQMTNFDHDETVMRFARQLRGMGVDEALRARGAKDGDLVRIGEFEFEFVE; this is encoded by the coding sequence ATGTCCATGTTTTTAGATCAAGTAACCATCGATGTGAAGGCCGGTAAAGGCGGCGACGGAATGGTCGCTTTTCGCAGAGAAAAATATGTACCTGATGGAGGACCTGCTGGTGGTGACGGCGGTCGTGGCGGTGACGTCATTTTGATCGTTGATGAAGGTTTACGTACATTAATGGATTTTCGTTTCAATCGCCATTTTAAAGCACAGCCAGGAGAAAACGGAATGAGTAAAGGGATGCACGGTCGGGGTTCAGAAGATACTTATGTAAAAGTCCCTCAAGGAACGACTGTCCGTGATGCTGAAACAGGCGCTTTGTTAGGCGATTTGATTGAAAATGGTCAAACCTTAGTCGTTGCTAAAGGCGGTCGAGGGGGACGAGGAAACATCCGCTTTGCTTCTCCACGAAACCCAGCACCAGAAATTGCAGAAAACGGCGAACCAGGTCAAGAACGCAGAATCGAATTAGAACTAAAAGTCTTGGCTGATGTTGGGCTGGTTGGCTTTCCATCTGTAGGTAAATCAACGCTGCTTTCAGTTATTTCTTCTGCTCGGCCTAAAATCGGCGCGTACCATTTCACGACATTAGTACCAAATCTTGGTATGGTAACAACTAGCGATGGACGCAGTTTTGCAGCAGCGGACCTTCCTGGATTGATTGAAGGAGCTTCTCAAGGTGTTGGCTTAGGAACGCAGTTTTTACGTCATATCGAACGTACTCGTGTTATTTTACATGTGATTGATATGAGTGGGATGGAAGGCAGAGATCCTTACGAAGACTATTTGGCGATCAACCATGAATTGTCTACTTATAATCTTCGTTTATTGGAACGACCTCAAATAATTGTAGCCAATAAAATGGACATGCCAAACGCAGAAGAAAATTTGAAAAAATTCAAAGAGCAGCTTAATAAAGAAAAAACAGATGAATTTGCAGACGATATGCCGATTTTTCCAGTTTCAGGGGTAACAAGAAAAGGCATTGATCCATTGCTGAATGCGACAGCGGATCTTCTAGAAGTAACACCAGAGTTTCCGTTATATGATGAAGAAATCGAAGAAGAAACAGTTCAATATGGATTCAATCCAGAAGGGCCAGAATTTAAAATCGATCGCGATCCTGATGCTACTTGGATCTTATCAGGAGAAAAAATTGAGAAACTATTCCAAATGACGAATTTCGATCACGATGAAACTGTTATGCGTTTTGCTCGTCAGTTGAGAGGAATGGGCGTTGACGAAGCTTTACGTGCCCGTGGAGCAAAAGATGGCGATCTAGTGAGAATCGGTGAATTTGAATTTGAGTTTGTCGAATAA
- a CDS encoding alpha/beta hydrolase, with protein sequence MKLLTKIVIGIAIVVIVVLLFAGNYFYNYAVVPSEKDFLENDTPGTSQTTKENEATKWFNQKENRTYWHLTSTDHLKLSAIYLPAEKKSDKTVIVAHGYMGNAETMANYAKMFHDLGYNVLVPDARGHGRSEGDYIGFGWPERKDYVQWIDKIIAETGQSQQIVLYGVSMGAATVMMTSGEKLPNNVKAIIEDCGYSSVDEELAYQLKDMFNLPSFPLIQVTSLITKIRAGYFFGEASAVDQLTKNTKPMLFIHGDADTFVPYNMLAKVYAATKGPKEKYVVKGAEHAKAYQADPEKYQQTVKEFLAKYVQ encoded by the coding sequence ATGAAACTTTTGACAAAAATAGTAATCGGAATTGCTATTGTCGTGATAGTGGTTCTATTATTTGCAGGCAACTATTTTTATAATTATGCAGTTGTCCCATCAGAAAAGGATTTTTTAGAAAACGATACGCCGGGAACTTCTCAAACAACAAAAGAAAACGAGGCGACAAAGTGGTTCAATCAGAAAGAGAATCGCACTTACTGGCATCTAACATCAACAGATCATTTGAAATTGTCTGCGATCTATCTGCCAGCAGAAAAGAAAAGTGATAAAACAGTTATTGTTGCCCATGGTTATATGGGGAATGCAGAAACAATGGCAAATTATGCAAAAATGTTTCATGATTTAGGCTACAATGTGTTAGTTCCAGATGCTCGAGGCCACGGGCGTAGTGAAGGGGATTATATCGGATTCGGTTGGCCAGAGCGAAAAGATTACGTCCAATGGATCGATAAAATCATAGCAGAAACAGGGCAGTCGCAACAAATCGTGCTTTATGGAGTAAGTATGGGTGCTGCAACTGTGATGATGACGAGCGGTGAGAAGCTACCAAATAACGTGAAAGCGATCATCGAAGACTGTGGGTATTCGTCAGTTGATGAAGAACTTGCATATCAACTAAAAGATATGTTCAACTTACCTTCTTTTCCATTGATCCAAGTGACTAGCTTGATTACAAAAATTCGAGCAGGGTATTTTTTTGGGGAAGCAAGTGCCGTTGATCAATTAACTAAAAATACGAAACCAATGTTATTTATCCATGGTGATGCGGATACATTCGTTCCCTATAATATGTTAGCAAAAGTATATGCTGCAACTAAGGGACCAAAAGAAAAATACGTGGTCAAGGGAGCCGAACACGCAAAAGCGTATCAGGCAGACCCAGAAAAGTATCAGCAAACCGTCAAAGAGTTTTTAGCAAAATATGTCCAATGA
- the fabI gene encoding enoyl-ACP reductase FabI codes for MSFLEGKKIVIMGVANKRSIAWGCAEAMMKQGAEIIYTYQNERMKKSLLKLVGEDAFTVECDVSSDESIEKAMDAIGEYAGEIHGLVHAIAYANKEELSGNVSDISRDGYQLAQDISSYSLIAVTKYAQKYLAHNSGIVSMSYLGSERAIPNYNMMGIAKASLEAAIRYLAAELSPKGIRVNGISAGAIKTLAVTGVKDYQKLIQLSESRTPDQQGVTIEEVGNACAFLISPLSSGMIGDIVYVDKGVHLS; via the coding sequence ATGTCTTTTTTAGAAGGAAAGAAAATCGTCATTATGGGCGTCGCAAATAAGCGTAGTATTGCTTGGGGTTGTGCCGAAGCAATGATGAAACAAGGTGCTGAGATCATCTATACTTATCAAAATGAACGCATGAAAAAATCATTGCTTAAATTAGTCGGCGAAGATGCCTTTACGGTGGAATGTGATGTATCAAGTGATGAAAGTATTGAAAAAGCAATGGATGCAATCGGCGAATATGCTGGAGAAATCCACGGCCTAGTACACGCGATCGCATACGCAAACAAAGAAGAATTATCAGGAAACGTATCCGATATCTCACGTGATGGCTATCAATTAGCGCAAGATATCAGTAGCTATTCATTAATCGCTGTAACAAAATATGCACAAAAGTATCTAGCACATAACAGCGGAATTGTAAGCATGTCTTATTTAGGATCAGAACGCGCTATTCCTAACTACAACATGATGGGAATTGCAAAAGCATCTTTAGAAGCAGCCATCCGTTACTTAGCTGCAGAACTATCTCCTAAAGGCATTCGTGTCAACGGTATTTCAGCTGGGGCGATCAAAACATTAGCGGTTACTGGCGTGAAAGATTACCAAAAATTGATCCAATTATCTGAATCACGTACACCAGATCAACAAGGTGTGACGATCGAAGAAGTCGGGAATGCCTGTGCCTTTTTAATTAGCCCATTATCAAGCGGAATGATTGGCGACATTGTTTATGTAGATAAAGGTGTCCACTTATCTTAA
- a CDS encoding metallophosphoesterase codes for MKYLVVSDNHGDREILADLVARYQTKVDFFFHCGDSELSPEDQLWTHFHVVKGNCDFGPGFVEKEWVDTGKDKIFITHGHLANVRFGLTQLALEAQANQATMVFFGHTHQIGCEVVEGVLYLNPGSISQPRGPIQIPSYALIEHSGEQVNVQYYNRAHQPVEELAFTFSL; via the coding sequence ATGAAATATTTAGTTGTCAGTGATAACCATGGTGATCGGGAAATCTTAGCTGATCTAGTTGCTCGTTATCAAACGAAAGTGGATTTCTTCTTTCACTGTGGCGATTCAGAATTATCGCCAGAAGATCAATTGTGGACGCACTTCCATGTAGTCAAGGGAAATTGTGATTTCGGACCGGGATTTGTTGAAAAAGAGTGGGTTGATACTGGGAAAGATAAAATATTTATCACTCATGGACATTTGGCAAATGTTCGTTTTGGTCTTACTCAATTAGCGCTTGAAGCGCAAGCCAACCAAGCAACAATGGTCTTTTTTGGTCATACGCATCAAATTGGTTGTGAGGTAGTAGAAGGGGTCTTGTATTTGAATCCTGGAAGCATTTCGCAACCACGAGGACCGATCCAAATCCCTTCTTATGCCTTGATTGAACACAGTGGAGAACAAGTCAATGTTCAATATTATAATCGAGCGCATCAACCTGTCGAGGAACTGGCTTTCACTTTTTCCTTGTAA
- the fabZ gene encoding 3-hydroxyacyl-ACP dehydratase FabZ: MSYVLSATEVMDLIPNRYPICYIDYVDTLEPGKKIVATKNVTINEDFFQGHFPDNPVMPGALILETLAQAGSILILKSEEFLGKRAYIGGINKAKFRQKVVPGDVMKCHFEITKMKGAVGTALSAAYVEDKKVCECEFTFIVNKDA; the protein is encoded by the coding sequence ATGTCTTACGTATTATCAGCTACTGAAGTAATGGACTTGATTCCCAATCGTTATCCAATATGCTATATCGATTATGTCGATACCTTAGAACCAGGAAAGAAAATCGTCGCAACGAAAAATGTAACGATCAATGAAGATTTCTTCCAAGGACACTTTCCTGATAATCCAGTAATGCCTGGTGCATTGATTCTAGAAACCTTAGCGCAAGCTGGATCGATTCTGATTTTAAAATCAGAAGAATTTTTAGGCAAAAGAGCGTATATCGGTGGGATTAACAAAGCGAAATTTCGCCAGAAAGTGGTTCCTGGTGACGTGATGAAATGTCATTTTGAAATCACAAAAATGAAGGGTGCAGTAGGGACCGCTTTATCTGCGGCTTATGTCGAGGATAAAAAAGTTTGTGAGTGTGAGTTTACTTTTATTGTGAACAAAGATGCTTAA